The sequence below is a genomic window from Streptomyces sp. NBC_00582.
TGGAGCTCGGCGGGAAGTCGCCGAACATCATCTTTCCGGACGCGCCGGACATGGCGAAGGCCATCGAGACGGCCGCCTGGGCGATCCACTTCAACTCCGGCCAGATGTGCACCGCCGGATCGCGGCTGATCGTCCACGAGTCGGTCCGGGACACCGTCGTCGCGGGCGTGGTCGAGCACCTGGCAGCACTTCGCATCGGCGACCCGCTCGACCCGGCGACCCAGTTCGGCCCGCTCTCCAGCGAACGGCACCGCCGCGAGGTCCTCGCCGAAGTCACCGCGGGCATCAGCAGCGGGGCCAAGCTGGTCCACGGCTCCGACAGTCCGCGCACCGGCCCCGGCTGGTACATGGACCCGGCCGTGTTCGTGGACGTCGACCCCGACAGCCGGCTCGCCCAGCACGAGATCTTCGGGCCGGTGCTGTCCGTACTCACCTTCTCCGACGAGGAGTCGGCCGTCCGGATCGCGAACAACTCGGACTACGGCCTCGGTTCCTCAGTGTGGACCGCCGACCTCGCCCGCGCCCACCGCATGTCCCGTGCCATCGAGGCGGGCGTGGTGTGGGTCAACTGCTTCGAGGAGGGTGACTCGTCCGTGCCCTTCGGCGGGCGCAAACTCTCCGGCCACGGCTCCGACAAGAGCGTCCACGGCCTGGAGAAGTTCACCGCCCTGAAGACCACCTGGATCGCTCTCACATGATGAAAGGCGGACACATGACGGACACCACGCGCATTGCCCTGGTAGGGCTGGGAGCCACGGGCCTGGCGATCGGGCGGGCGCTGGCGGGCCGCAGGGACTGCACGCTGGTCGGGGCGGCGGACATCTCCCCGGAGCGGGTCGGCCGCGATCTCGGGGAGTTGCTGGGCGGCACGCCGTCCGGGACCGCCGTCGTCGCGGACCCCGACGAACTGCCCTTGGCCGATGTCGCGATGGTGGCCACCACCTCGATGCTGGACGCTGTCGAGCCGGTGCTGTCGGCGCTGGTGCGGCGGGGGGTGAACGTGGTGAGCATCTGCGAGGAACTCGGTCATCCGTTCCTCAGCCATCCCGAGGTCTCCGGCCGGCTCGACAAGCTCGCGGTGGAGCACGGGGTCGCGGTGCTCGGCACCGGCTGCAACCCGGGCATGATCATGGACACCCTGCCGCTGCTGCTGAGCAGCCTGACCCAGCGGGTGCGGCGGGTGCGGATCCGGCGCACCGCCGACATGTCGCGCTACGGCGCCATCCTGACGAAATTCGGTCTGGGCCTGACCGAGGAGCGCTTCGCGGCCGAGCAGGGCGCCGGCCGGGTGATCGGGCATGTCGGCTTCGAGCAGTCGGTGGCGGCGCTGGCGGCAGGTCTCGGCCGGGACCTGGACGAGATCGTCGTCGATGCGCCCCGCCCCGCGCTGCTGGCCGCCGAGCCACGGAGCGGCGAGCACATCCGGATCGAGCCGGGGACGGTGGCCGCCGTGCTGCACGGCGCACGTGGGCTGAGCGGCGGTGAGGCCGTCATCGAACTCGCCATCCACTTCGGGCTCTTCCAGCCCGGCGACCCCATGGAGGACGGCGACGCCTGCGTCATCGAAGGCGACGAGCAGACCATCGAGGTCAGGGTGCCGGGCGGATACGAGAGCTTCCTGTCCACCGTGGCCGTGGCGAGCAACGCCGTGGTCGCTGCCGTCGGGGCCGCGCCGGGCTTGCGGACCATGGCCGACCTTCCCGTCGCCGCCCTTGCCAGCAAGGGCGCCTGGCGCCGCTGAGAAGCCGATCTTTCGATCTGTGGTCACTCCCGGACGGGACCGGGATCCGCCGCACCGTGAATACGAGAGGAGGTTCACCCGATGCCCGGTGACCTGTCGTTCGAACCGCTCACACCCGTTTCCTACCTGGACCGTGCGGCCGCCGCACACGGCGACCGACTCGCGGTGGTGGACGGCGACCAGCGGTGGACGTACGCGCAACTGCACGACCGGTGCCGTCGCCTGGCCGGAGCGCTCACCCCGCTGGCCGGCGGGCGCCCGGTGGCCGTGCTGGCGCCGAACACCCATGTCCTGCTGGAGGCCCACTTCGGCGTGCCCTGGGCCGGAGTGCCGCTCGTCGCGGTGAACACCCGGCTGTCCGCCCGGGAGATCGCGTACATCCTGGAGCACTCCGAGGCGGCGGTGCTGATCCACGACCCGGCCTTCGACGACCTCGTCGACGCCGCTCTCGCGCTACTCACCGCGCCGCCGGTACGCATCAGGGCGGGCGAGGGCGACAACGGAACGTACGAGTCACTGCTCGCCGACGCCGTCCCGCACGCGATCACCCCGCAGGACGAGCGGGCCCTGCTGGCGGTCAACTACACCTCCGGCACGACCGGCAGGCCCAAGGGCGTCATGTACCACCATCGCGGCGCCTACCTGCAGGCGCTGGCCATGGTGGGTCACACAGGGCTGTCGCCAACGGCCGTGCACTTGTGGACACTTCCGATGTTCCACTGCAACGGCTGGTGCTTTCCCTGGGCGGTGACCGCCGCGGCGGCCACCCACGTGTGCCTGCCGAAGGTCGACCCGGCCGAGATCTGGCGGCTCATCCGCGACGAGGGCGTCACCCATCTCAACGGGGCCCCGACCGTGCTGTCGATGATCGCGTACGCACCGGAGGCAGCCCCCGTCACCCCGGCCGTGCGGATAGCCACCGGCGGGGCCCCGCCCAGTCCGGCGATCCTGCGGCGGATGGCGGAGCTGGGCTTCGACGTCACCCACTTGTACGGGCTCACGGAGACGTTCGGTCCGGCGATGATCTGCGACTGGCGTCCCGAGTGGAACGGGCTCGACACCTACCAGCAGGCCCGGCTGAAGGCCCGGCAGGGCGTGGGGAACATGATCTCCTGCGCGGTCCGCGTCGTCGCGGCGAACGGCGCCGACGTCCCGCGCGACGGCGCGTCGGTGGGAGAGATCGCGCTGCGCGGCAACAACGTCATGCTCGGCTACTTCAAGGACCCGGCCGCAACCGAAAAGGCCTCCCCCGACGGCTGGTTCCGCACCGGCGACCTCGGGGTGATCCACCCCGACGGATACATCGAGCTGCGGGACCGCAGCAAGGACGTCATCATCTCCGGCGGCGAGAACATCGCCAGCGTCGAGGTGGAACAGGCCCTCTGTGAGCATCCGGCCGTCCTGGAGGCCGCGGTGATCGCTGTCCCGGACGAACGCTGGGGCGAGGTCCCCGCCGCCTACGTCACCCTGCACGCCGGCAAGGCGGCCACGCAGGCCGAACTCATCGAGCACGTCAAGAACCGGCTCGCCCGTTTCAAGGCGCCGAAGTACGTCGTGTTCGGCACGCTCCCCAAGACGTCGACCGGCAAGATCCAGAAGTTCGTCCTGCGGGACCGAGCCTGGGCCGCTGCCGGACAGTCGGTCAACGGGGCCGGCTGAACGGTGCGGACTCCTCGTCCGACGGGATTGTCACCGGCGCGGGAAGCGGTATCGGTGCCGCCGTCGCCCGAGCGTTGGCAGGTGCCGACGCGAAAGCGAGGAGATCGGCGGAGGACCGTGGGTCCCCCCGAGACGTTCCGGCGGATGCTCACGCTGATGCTGGAGCCCTTCCTGCTGACGCGGGCGGCTTTGCCGTACATGAAAGCCGGAATGGCCAACGGCGGCAGCTTCACCCTCGACGGCGGCTGGAGCGCGAGATGAGTCAGCCCTTGAAAGGCCGGATCACGAAGGCGAGAGGAAGGCGTGGACATGGACAAGACGATCGGTTCCGCGGCTGAGGCGGTGGCCGACATACGGTCAGGTTCCTCGGTGGCGGTCGGCGGGTTCGGGCTGTGCGGCATACCGCGGGTACTGATCGACGCATTGTTCGCGGTCGGCGCGACCGATCTCGAAACGGTGTCCAACAACTGTGGCGTTGACGGGGCTGGACTGGGCGTCCTGCTCCGAGCGGGCAGGATCCGCCGCACCGTGTCGTCCTATGTCGGCGAGAACAAGGAGTTCGCACGTCAGTATCTGGCCGGTGAGCTGGAGGTCGAGCTGACACCGCAGGGCACGTTGGCCGAGCGGCTACGAGCGGGAGGTTCAGGGATTCCGGCGTTCTACACCCCGGCGGGAGTAGGCACTCTGGTCGCTGACGGCGGTCTCCCGTGGCGCTACAACGCCGACGGCTCGGTGGCGGTGGCGTCGCCGGCGAAGGAGACTCGGGGGTTCCGCGGCCGGGAGTACGTGCTGGAAGAGGGGATCGTCACCGATTTCGCGCTGGTACGTGCGGCCAAGGGTGATCGGCACGGCAACCTGGTCTTCGACGCCTCGGCAAGGAACTTCAACCCGCTGTGCGCCATGGCCGGACGGATCACGATCGCTGAGGTCGAGGAGTTGGTCGAGCCGGGCGAACTCGATCCGGAGCAGGTGCACACACCCGGTGTGTTCGTGCAGCGCGTCGTCGAGGTCGGCACAGCAGGCAAGGGAATAGAAAAGCGCACCGTCCGGGAGCGAGCCGCCGCCTCCCCCGTGTCCGGCCCCGGTCACCAGCCGATGGAAGGTTGAACTGCAATGGCGTTGTCGCGAGGTGAACTGGCGGCGCGAGTCGCGCACGAATTGGCCGACGGGCAGTACGTGAATCTGGGCATCGGTCTGCCGACTCTCGTCCCCAACTACGTGCGGAACGGGGTGCACCTGGTGCTGCAGTCCGAGAACGGCATCCTGGGCGTGGGCCCTTATCCCTATGAGGACGAGGTGGATGAGGACCTGATCAATGCCGGCAAGGAAACGGTGACTGTCCTGCCGGGAGCGTCCTTCTTCGACTCGGCCTCCTCCTTCGGCATGATCCGCGGGGGCCACATCGATGTCGCGGTCCTGGGCGCGATGCAGGTGGCCGCCAACGGGGATCTGGCGAACTGGACCATCCCCGGAAAGATGATCAAGGGCATGGGCGGTGCCATGGACCTGGTCCACGGGGCGAAGAGGGTCATCGTGATGATGGAGCACACAGCGAAGGACGGGAGCCCCAAGATTGTTCCCGAGTGCACCCTGCCGCTGACCGGCAAGGGCTGCGTGCAGCAGATCATCACGGACCTCGCCGTCATCGACGTCACTGGTGAGGGCCTTGTGCTCCGTGAGACGGCACCCGGGGTCAGCGCCGACGAGGTCCGCAAAGCCACCGGCGCCAACCTTCTCAGCCCGTAGGGACACGTCCTGCGCAATGATCCGAGATTAGGCAGCACCGCAGGTGCGGCGACTCACCCTCGGCGTAGCCCTGTTCGATGACGGCGCGCAGTCCCCGCTCGTTGGTCCGGCGAAGTCGCAGCACCTGGTCGCGGTGGGGCTGCTTCAGGTCCCGATCTCGTGGTTGCCGACTAACGCCTGCTCACGGTGTGCCGCGTGGTAGCGCACCTGCGCATCGACCATCTGCCGCAAGTTGCCGGATCACGTCGCCGCCGGCGTCCAGTGCCGCGTGCCGGTCGGCGATCAGCACCCTCATCGTCTCGATCATGATCTCGCCGAGCAGGCCTGCTTCGAGCTCACGTGGCGGTGCGGACTCGGGCCGCGGATGCCGAACACGGCGCCGATGCCGGACATCGTCGTCGCGCGGTAGCCGCGTTCGGCGAACAGGCTCAGCGCCGCCGCGGAGATCGCCTGCGCGTCGACGGTCTGCCGCCTCGGCGGCACCTCCGCATCCCGTCCCGCCCAGTGCGACTCATCTTCGCCGTGGAGCGCCTCAATCATGCGGCCGGGGATACCCGCTACTGGTTGTTAGCTCGCTCACTGTGTCGTATCACGCATGCCTCTTGACAGTTCTCTGGTCAAACGATCAAACTCCAAGCTAATGACCATTAGCTCATGGGGAGTGGCATGACAGCCCGGCGTACCGCGCTCGTCACCGGCGCATCTCGTGGAATCGGCAGGGCCATCGCGGAGCGACTCGCGGCAGAGGGGTTCGACCTCACTCTGTCCGCTCGTACGGACGGGCCGCTCAAGGACGCCGCCGACGAACTGCGCGCCCACGGGCAGCGCGTGGAGACCGCGCCTGCGGACATGGCGGACCCGGCGGAGGTCGAGGCCCTCGCCGACGCACATCTCGAACTTCACGGAGGCCTCGACGTCCTGGTGCTGGCCGCGGGCATGGGCGCGGGTGGCGAACTGTCGACGTATCCCCTGAACAGGTTCGACACGATGATGTCGGTGAACGTCAGGAGCGCGTTGCTGCTCACCCAGCGACTCCTGCCGGCGCTCCGTACGGCCGGATCGGCGCCGTCGGGACCAGGCGCGAAGATCATCGCCATCGCGTCGATCACCGGAGTCGTGAGTGAGCCGGGTCTGGCCGCCTATGGCGCCAGCAAGGCGGCCCTGATCTCCCTGTGCGAGTCGATCACAGTCGCCGAGGGCGGGCGGGGAGTGAGCGCGACGGCGCTGTCCCCCGGGTACGTCGACACCGACATGGCGGCCTGGGTGCACGACCGGGTCGACCCCTCCTCGATGATCCGGGCCTCGGACATCGCGGAGCTCACAGTGGCGCTGTGCCGGCTGTCGCGGCATGCCGCAGTGCCCAACATCGTGGTCACCAGGCCCGGAGAAACGCTGTGGCGCGCATGACCACCGCCGGGGGAAACAGGGCCGGACGCGGCGGCCCGGGCAACGATCTGACGAGCCGGACGGAGTCACCGTAAATGTCCTTCGATTTCTCTCTCCCACCCCGAGTCGTGGAGTGGCGCGACCGGATCGCCGAGTTCGTGGCGGACGTGGTCGTCCCGCGTGAACAGGAGGCGTTCACGAACGGTGTGGACGACGCTCTGCGCCGGGATCTCCAGCAGGCGGCCAGGGCGGCCGGGCTCTGGGCGCCCCAGGCACCCGCGGACCTGGGCGGGGGCGGCTTCCGCTTCGACGAGGCGGCGGTCCTCCTGGAGGAGGCCGGCACCAGCCTGCTCGGCCCGCTCGCCCTCAACTGCGCGGCCCCTGACGAGGGCAACATCCACCTGCTGAACGTGGTGGCCACGCCGGCGCAGCGCGACAAGTACCTCGTTCCGTTGGTCAACGGCGACATTCGCTCCTGCTTCGCGATGACCGAGCCGCCGCCCGGCGCGGGCTCCGACCCGTCGGCCGTACGCACCCTGGCGACCAAGGTCGCTGACGGCTGGAGGATCTCGGGCGAGAAGCACCTGATCACCGGGGCCGAGGGGGCCGCGTTCACGATCGTCATGGCACGTGACGGCGGGAGTGACGGGGCCACCATGCTGCTGGTCGACACCGGCACGCCCGGCTTCGCGGTGACGGATCACGCCCGCACCATCGACTCGACCATGGTCGGGGGTCACTGCCGCGTGCTTTTCGAGGACGTCTTCGTTCCCGACGACGCCGTACTCGGCGAGCCCGGCAGGGGCTTCCAGTACATACAGGTCCGGCTCGCGCCCGCGCGCCTGACCCACTGCATGCGATGGCTGGGCGCCGCCCGCCGCGCACACGAGATCGCCCTGGGCCGGGCGGTCGACCGTGAGCTCTTCGGGCAGCGGCTGACCGACCTCGGGATGGCGCAGCAGATGATCGCCGACAACGAGATCGACCTGGTCGCGGCGCGGGCGTTGCTGTGGCAGGCCTGCTGGGAGGTCGCCCAGGGCGGCAGGGGCACGGAGTCGTCCTCGCGCGCGAAGGTGTTCATCAGCGAGGCCGTCGGGCGTGTCGTCGACCGGTCGGTGCAGCTGGCCGGGGGCCTGGGCACCAGCGAGGACCTGGTCATCGGCCGTATCTACGCCGACATCCGGGCGTTCCGCATCTACGACGGAGCCTCGGAGGCGCACCGGATGTCGATCGCGAAGCGGGCAGCGCGCCGGGCCGGTACCGCCGGACAGGGAAGCGGGGTCCGGTCATGAGCACCGATCTGCCCGGCCTGCCGGCCGCGAGCATCGAGAAGTGGCTCCAAGCGACGCTGCCGGATCTCCTGGACGGCGGCCCCTGGCACGCGGAGCTGATATCCGGCGGGCTGTCGAACATCACGTACCGCCTGCACCTCCCGCACACGACCGTAATCCTGCGGCGGCCCCCGCTCGGCCGGGTTCTTCCGAGCGCACACGACATGAAGCGCGAGTACCGCATCCAGACCGCGCTGGCGGGGACCGGCGTCCCGGTACCCCGGACCCTCGCGCTCTGCACCGATCCCGACGTCCTCGGCTGCCCCTTCTACGTCATGGCCGAGGTGCCCGGGCAGATCATGCGCACGGCGGACGACACTGCCGGGCTCACCCCCGAGACGCGCTCGGCGCTGGCCGACGGTCTGGTGCGCACCCTCGCGGACCTGCACGGTGTCGACCCGTCGAGCGCAGGTCTGGCAGATTTCGGACGGCCCCAAGGCTACTGCGCACGGCAGATCGTCCGCTGGGGCGAGCAATGGCAGCGCTCGCACACCCGCGAACTCCCGGACATGGGCGTCCTCCTGAACAGACTCTCGGAGCATGTACCGACGCACTCCGAGGCCTCGATCGTCCACGGCGACTACCGTCTCGACAACACGATCGTCGACATGACCGAGTCGCCACGCATCGCGGGCGTGCTCGACTGGGAGCTCTCCACGCTGGGAGACCCCCTGGCCGATCTCGGCATGACCCTGACGTACTGGCACGACGACGGCGACACGGACCGGGAACTGATCCCCGTGGCCGTGGGAGTCACCACGCAGCGAGGCTTCCCCACCAGCCGTGAAGTGGCGGAGAAATACGCCGCGTTGACCGGCCGGGACCTGAGCCTGCTGCCTTTCTACCTGGCCTTCAGCTCGATGAAGCTCGCCGTGATCTTCGAAGGCGTCCACGCGCGCTACCTCCGCGGCCAGACGGTGAGCGAAGGCTACGAAGGCGCCGGCGCGGCGGTCCCGGTCCTGGTCTCGAAGGCTCTCCGCGAACTGCGCGCGCTCGCGGGGGCGTAGGCGGGGGTACGGCCGCGGGACGAACGCATGCTCCCTGGAGCAGAAGCTCGCCGGAACCACGGCACGCATGCTCCCTGGAGCAGAAGCTCGCCGGAACCACGGCCATCCCCACCCCGTCAGCGCCTGCGCGCCTACTACCGCACCCGCCTCGGCACCTTCCGGCAGTCCCGTTCCCGGGGTGGGAAGGCGGTCACCCCGCCCTTCGGCGAGGTGACCGAGCAGGTCCGCCAGGTGTACGTCCATGACCGCCACCAGGCCATGACCGCCGCACTCGCCCGTTCCGCCCGCGGCCGCGTCGAGTTGGCCGTGGTGGACGCCATCCCGGTCGCCGGGGTCTCGTCATGAGGTGCAGAAGTTCCTCAGCCTGTCCGCCGCCTTGTCGATGTTGCTGAAGTCCGGGCCGGTGTCGCCGTTCAGGATGGCCTTGTCGAGGTCCTCGGCCCCCTTGTCGACGTCGTGTTGTCACCCGACGTGGCGTCGATGGATTCGCCGGTCCGCGTGGGGTCCTCGCCGCGTCACACCGGCCTGATGGATCGCCTTGATGCTGTCGGCGATGGAGTCGGCGCTGCCGAGGCAGCGCGGCGCCGGAGCGTCAAGGGCAGACGCCGGTCCGGGCGGTACCCGTCGATAAGGGAATTGACGGTGACGAGAGCAGCCCCATGGACGACCCACCGAGCGATCACCACATAGGACACGGTCTTCGTTTCACCGCCTTCCCACACTTGCCGGCCGCAGTCCGGCGATCGCGATTTCGAGTCCGAGGCCCCGGCGAGTCGACGGGAGGCGGCTTTCAGTCGCCAGAACGCCGGCGAGGACGGCGTGCACCTCCGAGGCTGTGATGTCATGTCGCACATCGCCGGAACGCTGCGCCGCGACGAGCAGAGATTCGAATGCTTCCGCTAGCCGCGCAGCGGATGCTTCGCCCTCGGTTCCGAACGTGCCGTCCAGCGCAGATGCGAGCGCCAGGTTGTCGCGGGCGGAATCGGCGAGCTCCCCGAGGAACGCGAAGAAGTCCTCGGCAGGGTTGTCACCAAGCGCAGCCGCCTGGTCAGCCAGATCGTCGAGTCGATCGGCGATGACCGCGGCCACGAGTGCTTCCTTCGTCGGAAAGTGTCGATGCACCGTGCCGGCGCCAACGTCGGCCCGCTCCGCGATGGCGTCGAGGGGCACGTCGACCCCATAGCGCGCGAATGCCTCGCGAGCCGCGGTGAGGATTCGTGCGCGGTTGCGGAGCGCGTCCGCGCGAGGTGCCCTTCTTCCCATCTGTCTCTCCTTGCAAAGCGGGGCTTGCGCCCCGTATATTTAGCGGGGCCATGACCCCGCTTACAGTCTAGGAGTAGGGCATGGCCAGCGCAGTCATTGGCGGCGACGGCGAGCCCGGAGCCCGCAGCCTCCGAGTCATCCTCATTGTGCCCCCACCAGCCCTTGCACAGGAGAAACGTTATGTCCGCTGTTGAGCAAATTGACCTGAGCGGCTTGAGCGCCCCGACCGGGGGCTCACAGAGACTGAACGGGCACCTTGTCCGACCAGAGGGCCCAGGGCCCTGGCCGGGCGTGGTCGTCGCACACGAGGTATTCGGTGTCAACGACGTGATGCTCCGCCAGGCCGAGCGCCTGGCCCGCGCCGGATATCTGACACTGCTGCCCGACCTGTACACGCAGGGCGGGGCACGGCGCTGCCTGATCCCGGTCATGCGCGCGGCATTGTCCGGAAGCGGACGCGCCTACCAGGACCTCGAAGCCGCCCGCTCCTACCTGGCGGCCCAGCCCGACTGCACCGGCGCGGTCGGCATCATCGGCTTCTGCCTCGGCGGATCCTTCGCCCTCATGACGGCTGGACGGGGTGACTACGCCGCGGCTTCCGTCAACTACGGGGGACTTCCCAGGGACCTGGACGTCCTCGCCGACGCCTGTCCCGTCGTCGCCAGCTACGGCGGGAAGGACCGCGCCCTGAAAGGGGCGGCCACCAGCCTGAACGAGACCCTCGACCGCCACGGAGTCGTACACGACGTCAAGGAGTACCCGCAGGCAGGCCACTCCTTCCTCAACGACGCGGAGGCCGGCCCCCGGCCCCTGCGCCCCCTGTTCCGCGTCATGGGCATCGGCCCGGAACCGGAAGCCGCCACAGACGCCTGGCACCGCATCGAGACCTTCTTCGCCACCCACCTCAAGACCCCCCAGACCGAGTAAGGGAAGTCATGAGAACCACCGAGACCCGAGGCCGCAGACACATCACAGACCCCGTGGTGTCGTCAGAGCGTCTGATGGTCTCGAGCGTGCGGTGGAGGTTCTCGGCCGCCCAGTCGACCAGGCGCCCCGCATAGCCGCCGTCCGCCCAGACGAGCCGGACGGAGAGGTAGAGCCTGCGCAGCCGCTCGAACAGAGGCACTGCGGCGTCCCAGTCCTGCATGTTCGCTGCGGTCACTGCGACGGCCAGGACCAGGTCGAGGCAGTCCACCGCCAGGTGTCATTTGCGGCCACCCACCCTTTTGCCGCCGTCCCAGCCGGTCGTGGAGCCCGGGATGTTCGCTGCTGCCCGCACTGACTGCGAGTCCACGACGGGCAGCCGCCGGGTCCACGTCGCGGCCCTCCTTCTGGCGCACCTTGCCGCGCAGCCCGGTCGTGGAGCTCGGCGAGCAAGCCCGTCACCTGCCGGCGGCGGGCGAACGCGTGCGCCCGCCGGTACGGCGGGAAGTCACAGGGCAGGTTGACCCACTTGACGCCGTTGTCGACGACTTGGCGGACTGCGTCCAGCATCACGCGGTGGCAATAGCCCTCCGGCCGCCCGCCCCGTCCCTGAAGCCACGCGGGGACCGGCAGCAGCGGCCGGAGGACCTGCCACTCCGCCTCCGTCGGGTCGGAGCCGTAACACCGCACCCGGCCCGTCCGCCGCGTTGCCGAACCTGTGCGCGAGACAGTCACACGCAGGAGACGGCCCGTTGGACTCCACGGACGCAAGCGCGACAGACTGCGACAACAGGGCCTCCTGGTACTGCTCGGTTGGGATCGCAACCCCGAGCTGCCAAGAGGCCCTGCCGCTATGCCCCGACCACCGAGAGATCACCCGGAACCCTGTTCGACTGATCAAGCCTGCCGCACGGTAAGCGGATGGCGTCTCAGGCCAGGCCTCGAGAGACTGTGCCAAGCACCCCCCACGAGCTGACGCAGGGAGCGGAGCAGAACGGCGCTACCGCCCCCCTGGCGCCTCAGGGCCCACCCGACGTTCGCGAGCGTGGCCTGCCGTGGGCGGCACCCGGCACGGCACTCGGGCCAGGACTTCGGCTCAGTCGAACGGCGTCTCAAGTGGGGAACGGCCACCCACCTTCCGTCCCACCCTTGCGTAACCTATCGAATATCGATAGTTTTCCATCGTGATTCGATAGAAGGAGGGGTCATGGGAAAGCTGACCGTGCGTGCGCTGCGCGCCGTGCTCGCGGTGGTGCTCGCCGGCACCGTGTTCGTGCAGGCCTTGATGGTGTGGACATTGGTCAGCGGGAACGACCCGGAGGACGGAACGCTCCCGCTGACGGCGCTGCGCCTGCTCACGACCCTGGGCATGGTGGCGGCCCAGGTCGCACTGGTCTGCGTATGGCAGCTGGTGACGATGGTGCGACGTGGCACCGTGTTCTCCCATGCCGCCTTCCGGTACGTGGACGGCGTGATCGGCGCCATCGTGGCGGCCGCCCTCGTATGGTTCGCGGTCACCGCCGTCAATGCGCCGGGCCAGCGGGACGACCCGGGCGTCACCGTGATCATGGGCGGGATCGGCATGGCCATCCTGGGGGTCGCGCTCATCGTGCTCGTGCTGCGGATGCTGCTCGCCCAAGCCGTCGCCCGCGACGTCGAAGCGGTGCAGATGCAGGCCGAGCTGGACGAAGTGATCTGATGCCGATCGCAGTCGGCATTGACGCGATGGCGGCCAAGCGTGGGATGTTCCGTTACTGGATCGCGGCCCGGAAGTCCGAGATCCTGGCCGAGTCGGGCGAGGCGCCGCATATGGTACTCGGCGAAGCCACATCCACCGCGTCTTCGCCTCCTGCGACCAGGAGGCGATCTTCGAGAGCTTTCCTTGCCGCCCCGGGTGTCGAGGGTGCCCACGAGAAGAGCGACATCGAGGAGCGGATCGGCTACTTCCGCCGCAACCGCTTGGGTCGGGACTTGGGGAGTTCTCCCCGCTCGGTGATCATTCGCATCCACCCTTCGAGGGTGGCGACGAAGTCGTCGAGGTCGGAAGTGGTGTAGGAGGCTCCTTCGTGGTCCCAGTCAGGGTCGAGGACGACAACGCGGAAGCCGTGACCGTGGTACCAGCCGGCGTCGATGTTGATCTCGCGGGCC
It includes:
- a CDS encoding TetR/AcrR family transcriptional regulator; protein product: MGRRAPRADALRNRARILTAAREAFARYGVDVPLDAIAERADVGAGTVHRHFPTKEALVAAVIADRLDDLADQAAALGDNPAEDFFAFLGELADSARDNLALASALDGTFGTEGEASAARLAEAFESLLVAAQRSGDVRHDITASEVHAVLAGVLATESRLPSTRRGLGLEIAIAGLRPASVGRR
- a CDS encoding dienelactone hydrolase family protein, whose translation is MSAVEQIDLSGLSAPTGGSQRLNGHLVRPEGPGPWPGVVVAHEVFGVNDVMLRQAERLARAGYLTLLPDLYTQGGARRCLIPVMRAALSGSGRAYQDLEAARSYLAAQPDCTGAVGIIGFCLGGSFALMTAGRGDYAAASVNYGGLPRDLDVLADACPVVASYGGKDRALKGAATSLNETLDRHGVVHDVKEYPQAGHSFLNDAEAGPRPLRPLFRVMGIGPEPEAATDAWHRIETFFATHLKTPQTE
- a CDS encoding transposase, with product MDCLDLVLAVAVTAANMQDWDAAVPLFERLRRLYLSVRLVWADGGYAGRLVDWAAENLHRTLETIRRSDDTTGSVMCLRPRVSVVLMTSLTRSGGS
- a CDS encoding transposase, producing the protein MTVSRTGSATRRTGRVRCYGSDPTEAEWQVLRPLLPVPAWLQGRGGRPEGYCHRVMLDAVRQVVDNGVKWVNLPCDFPPYRRAHAFARRRQVTGLLAELHDRAARQGAPEGGPRRGPGGCPSWTRSQCGQQRTSRAPRPAGTAAKGWVAANDTWRWTASTWSWPSQ
- a CDS encoding DUF2975 domain-containing protein; the protein is MGKLTVRALRAVLAVVLAGTVFVQALMVWTLVSGNDPEDGTLPLTALRLLTTLGMVAAQVALVCVWQLVTMVRRGTVFSHAAFRYVDGVIGAIVAAALVWFAVTAVNAPGQRDDPGVTVIMGGIGMAILGVALIVLVLRMLLAQAVARDVEAVQMQAELDEVI